The stretch of DNA GAATCAGTCTTTCCGAATCTTAGCAGGGACTATGATAATATACCAATTAAGAATTTCTATTTTGATGGGACAGTAACAAACCTGGAGGCTGACCTTGACATCTTTCTGGAGCTTGCTAAAAATTATCATCGAAGCAAGAAGAGACAGCGAGTATACCCACAATGTTTTGAAAGCATTCAGAATTGATAACATTTTACTACAATACCCTTTACGAGGATTGGCTTGTCGTGAGTTGAGGATTATTACATTGAATATAAATAATACAAAGACTCACTAACTATCATCCGTCGGATCTTTTTCTTTCTCTTTCATGGTTTCGACCATTTTTATAAAAAGCTCATATAGATCTTTTAGTTCATCATTTTTTCTTAGAGGTCTTATTGTCGGATGGCTTCCATTGATAATATCCTTAATGTGTCTTGATAGAACAAATAGGGGACCTGAAATCTGATGAGTCTTCCTTATCATGAAAAAGAATAGGACTATACTCTGAAGCACGCCAATTATAATGATAATAATTAGCAATCGATTATTGTGATTTATGATTTTTTTAATAGTAGTAATGTTCGTATAGTGATTGTTTGCGACATTCTTGAAGGCTAATCTCTTTACACTACTCTGGTTTGTTTGGGAGTAGGTTAAAAGGGATTCAACGACATTCTCTTGTATTATGATTATATTTGCGAGTTTGTTATTATTTTCTGTGATACTCGAAACAATCACAATTATTAGTATTGCCACAATTATTGATGATACGCCAATTATTGAAAAGGTTGTTTTTAGTTGAAACCTTTTATCAAGTAGATATTGCTTTCGCTTTAACATAGAGTCATCCTTTTATTATGGATAATTATAATCAATCATACACTTCTTTCGTTGCTTTCCATTAATATGAATCAATTAAGAGACTAAACCCATTTTTGAGGTTAGTCAATAATATTTGTTACTTCTTACCTAATTCTTTTTATTCTTTAATCTATCGAAAATCTATCGAACAGGGCGTTCTAATTGCTCTAAGAAGGCACGTAAGCATTAGTTACTGAGTAATTATGGAAAAATTAATTTTTACTTGACATAGAATCCGGTTGTGTTAGTATATGCGCAATAACTTAATTGGATGTTGTCTTATGAGTGACCCAAGGAGATTAGCGCGTATTTTCAAGGCTTTGTCTGTTGACACTCGTGTTAGAATAATACAATTATTGAAGAAACGATCTTTATGTGTAAATGCGTTGTCATCGCATCTGGGCATTTCTCCCCCTGCTGTGTCTCAGCACCTGCGCGTATTGAGGGATGCTGAGATCATTAGGGGGGAGAAGAAAGGATACTATGTTCATTACGAAGTAAACGAGGAGACATTGGCAGTGTGGAAGAATATAATTGATGATTTGCTAATAATATAATGAAGAGGTGTTTTATTTGATTTATAATGTATTAACTCAATAACCAAATCGATTAGGAGGTTGTCATGTGTGATAAGAGAGTCTGTGATTGTCAAAGACCAGAAAAACTGAAAGGAAAACCCAGAGACTGCACATCTGAGCAGATTAAAAAGTGTCATGGAGATGTAAATGATCATCCATGCGTTATATCGGACAAGAGCGACTAACCACATAATTAGCGGGTGATGGCTATTATGCTAACGCCCGCTCTCACTTTTTTAACGATTCAATATTGTGATCATTGAGAAGTATTAGATCTGGGAAGGATCAGAATATATTATAACAAAATAATTTTGCTTTGCATAATCAAAAGGACAGAAAAGATTATCTTCCCTCCACTGAAAGCAGCAGGAGGTTAATCATAAGGATTACCTATGAACAAAATCATTCAGAAAATTGAAGATGGATTTGAGGCCTATGGTCATTTTTTGTATCAACATCGTTATATTGCAGTTTTAATAATCGTATTACTATCTGCGGTAATGGTTTTTCAATTACCAAAATTGAGGGTTGATACATCTATTGAGGGATTCCTAGACGAGGAGGATCCGATAAGGATAACGTATAACGCCTTTCGTGAGCAATTTGGCCGGGATGATAGGCTTATTATTGCTATTAAACCTAATGATGTATTTAATATGAAATTTCTAAGTAAGCTCAAGGCCCTTCATGAGGATATGGAGAATAACGTGCCCTTTTTAAACGATATAACAAGCCTTATCAATGCGCGTTCAACTCGGGGTATGAGGGATGAGTTAATTGTAGAGGAATTGATGGAGAAATGGCCCAGGAATAATGCGGATTTAATTGAGGTAAAGAAGAGGGTATTATCAAATCCCATATATCGGAATATGCTCATATCTGAGGATGGGAGGTTTACGACGATTATCCTACAAGTTGATGCCTTTTATTCAAGTGATGATGAGACTGATGAGTTACTGGGATTTGAGGATCAGGAAGGCAAAAGGAGGTTGCTCACTGACAGGGAGAACAGCATTATAGTGGAAGCTGTAAATGATGTTATTGAGCGGCATAAGGGAGAGGATTTTCTTATATATTTTGCTGGATCGCCTGTGGTGATGGATAATCTTAAGAAGGGAATGATGAGGGATATTAGACGCTTTATGGGGGTTGTGATTTTACTTGTATGTATATTGTTATTTTTTCTCTTTCGCCGCGTGTCAGGTGTAATTTTGCCTTTATTTGTTGTTCTTCTTTCCTTGTTCTCAACACTCGGTTTGATGGCCTTTTTTGAAATCCCCATACATCTTCCAACCCAGATCCTCCCGTCCTTCTTGCTAGCTGTAGGGGTAGGGGATTCTGTTCATATCCTCACAATATTTTACAGACGCCTTAAAGAGGGAGATGCAAAAGAGGAAGCTGTCTGCTTTTCCCTTGCTCATGCAGGGATGCCCATTGTGATGACTAGCGTAACTACAGCAGGAGCATTATTATCATTCTCAACTGCTCAGATAGAACCCATATCAGCGCTGGGTATATTTTCTTCGATTGGAGTTATATTGGCACTTTTATTTTCTATTATTTTGCTTCCGGCACTCCTTTCAATAATTCCATTTGGCAAAGGAAGGGATTCCAATATTCTGCAGGCATTTCTCGACAGGATTTTAATAAAATCAGGCGACTTTGCAACAATGCATCCATGGAGGATTGTGCTTGTCTCAATGGTATTGATCGCCTTCTCTTTTATCGGAATATCCAGATTATGGTTTACACATTATCCCCTCTACTGGCTTCCAGATAATTCTCATATTCGCAGATCAACTGAAGCGATAGATAGAGAATTGAAGGGTTCCGTTTTTTTAGAAGTGGTTATAAATACGGGTGTAGAGAATGGATTGTATAGTCCTGATATCTTAAACAAGCTTGAGGATTTAGGTGAGTCAACCCAAAGATTACGATATGAAGAGAATAATCTCTTTGTTGGAAAGACCATGTCAGTTGTGGATATCCTAAAGGAAATACACCAGGCCCTAAATGAAGAACGCCCTGAATTCTATGCCATTCCACAAAAGGGTGATTTAATTGCACAGGAATTTCTTCTCTTTGAGAACAGCGGTTCGGATGATCTTGAGGATTTTGTAGATAGTCAGTTCAGCAAGGCACGTTTTAGCGTCAAATTGCCATTTCTTGATTCAATGGCATATAAGGATTTTTTTGATGAGTTGGAGGGTAGATTTCGTCAAGTTCTTGGGAATAAAATAGATGTAACCCTAACCGGAATTGGAGCTATTTTAATGAGGACTTTCAATGCTGTGATTGTCAGTATGGCTATGAGCTATCTAATAGCTGGCATTGTGATTACATTCCTTATGATTTTGCTCATTGCAGACTTCAGGATGGGCATTGTCAGCATGATACCTAACCTAATGCCCGTAGTAATTATCCTAGGCATAATGGGTTGGTTGAATCTTCCATTGGATATATTTACAATGCTCATTGGAAGCATAGCCATTGGCCTTGCAGTTGATGATACAATTCACTTTATGCATAATTTTAGAAGATATTATAAAAGGAGCGGTGATGCAAAATTTGCAGTTAGAGAAACATTGCAGATAGCAGGACGTGCAATGCTATTTACATCATTGGTCCTTTCGGGTGGATTTTTTATTTATCTGTTATCTTCAATGAATAATCTATTTAATTTTGGCCTTTTGACTGGATTAACTATTTTGTTGGCATTTCTGTCCGATGTTCTCCTGGCCCCAGCTCTTATGACATTGGTTACCCGGTTCTGGCCAAAGCTGTAATATCTCAGTAATGAAGGAGAATAATTATGGAGCGAAAGAAAATCTCAGAATACATTAGCCTATTTCCAATATCCAATCTAATTGTTTGGTTTATGGCTATGGGATTAATGTTTATATATCCTTCCCTTTCACATGCCTCTTCGATGAATGCGCGGGAGATAATGCAGAGAGTGGAGGATCGTGATGATGGGGATAGAGCAGTATCTGATGTAGAGATGATTCTAATAGATAAAAATAAGAAGCAGAGGGTTAGGAAGATCCGCCGTTTTGAGAAGGATATGGGGATGGATACGCATTTCATTTTGTTCTTTCTATCTCCAGCAGATGTTAAGGATACTGGATTTCTTACCTATGATTATGATGATTCCAATAGGGATGATGATCAGTGGCTCTATCTCCCAGCGCTGAGAAAGGTCAAGCGTATTGCATCCAGCGATAAGAGCAAGAGCTTTATGGGATCGGACTTCTCTTACGCTGATATGACTAAAAGGGATCTGGATGATTATGATTTTTCCGTGATGAAGTCTACTGGGGTAAAGGGAGTACAGACATGGCAGCTAAAGGCCGTGCCCCGCACAAAAGGGGTGATAGATGAGATTGGTTATACTAAATCGATTCTCTTTGTTCAAAAGGATAACTACGTTGTTATTCGTGCCCTTCACTGGGTTAAGAAGGGGAAGCGGCTTAAGTATATGGATGTGAAAAAGTTGGAATTGATAGATGGTATTTGGGTAGCAACCGAAGTAGAGATGACCACTAAGAAGGGAAAGATAATACTACACAAGACTATATTAAAACGGAGTAATGTCAGATTTAATCAAGATTTAAAGCCAAGCCTCTTTTCTGTGCGTCAGCTTGAGAAGGGTTTATTATAGCAATAAAGTGAGTTGGATGAATAGAATAGCTTATATTGCAGCTAATTATTTCTTTATTGTTTTTTTGGTTTTTATTTTGGCCCGTAATCTCATTCAGGCACAGGAGGTGTTAAAATCGCCGCATAATACTATCGAGATAGATAAGGCTTTGGAAGGTTTTGATGATAATGGGCTATCTGATGAGCATAATGAAGAGATAGATGAGGCCCTGAGTGGATTTGATGGGGAATGGGGTGAGTATGAAACTACCGAATCAATAGATACTGTCCAAGAGTCCTATTTTTACGATCTAACCGGATCATCTGGTCTTGGTGTATCATATAACTTTACACATGATCCACCTGATAGCACTCAAGCGGATTATCGATGCCTCTCACGGTTAAGAACTAAGCTGAATCTGGAATTAAAGCTCAGGTTTTCAGATGCATGGAGTGCTTTGATAAGCGGAAAGGGATTTTATGATTTTGCATACATAATCAAGGGTCGGGGTGAGTTCACAGAAAAGACCTTGAATTTATATGAAAGGGAGTTAGAGCTTGGAGAGACATACTTCCAAGGAAGTCTTTTATCTAATCTAGATGTAAAGATAGGACGTCAGATTGCTGTGTGGGGCAGGTCGGACAATATTCGCGTGGTTGATGTAATCAACCCAATGGATAATCGAGAGCCAGGGGTTGTAGATATTGAAGATCTTCGATTGCCAGTTACCATGACAAGGGTTGATTATTATTATGACAAATGGAACTTGAGTGCGCTTAGTGTACACGAAATGCGTTTGAACAAGAATCCAGTGTATGGGAGTGATTTCTATTCAATGCCAGTTGACTTAAAAGAGAAAGCACCGGCAAATATTATAGATAATACTGAATATGCCCTAGCTGTTAACGGTATTTTTACTGGATGGGATATTTCTTTTTATTTAGCTCGATTCTATGATGATAAGCCTAACTTACAGGGAGAGCTTTCTGGTATGGAACTGCATCATAGCCGTCTGACTATGGCAGGTTTATCAGTGAATGTTGTCAAAGGCAACCTTCTTTTTAAGATTGAGAGTGCCTACTTTTATGGAATGAAATATTACGCTCTACCTGACAAGAGAGCATCTCGTTTTGATCTTCTTGCAGGATTGGAGTATTCAGGATTTTCAGATACAGTAATTTCTCTTGAAGCGGTCAATAGGCATTTATTTGATTATGAATCTAGGATGCAGGAAATGCCAGACAGCACCCAGGAGGATGACTTTCAGACTGTATTGAGGTGCAATAAAGATTTAATGAATGACACACTTCATTTGACAATTTTGGCATCAATTATAGGTATTACTGATGATGGGGGAGGTTTCGAGCGCTATTCAATTGAATATGATGTTATAGATGCCTTTTCTATATTGGCTGGCATCATCTTCTATAGATCAGGTGACAGGATACTATTTAGAAATATCAACGATAAGGATCGGTTTTTTTTTGAGGCAAAGTATAGTTTTTGATGTAATAGTACGATAATATCTGACACTCTCATTTGTCCTTATTGTCTTATAGTAATTATTCCTCTTCAGTCCATGTGGATAAGATATACCCTTCAGGAGAGAATATAAGGTTTTGCAAGAATCATAATATTAAAATTTCAATTAGGATCTTGTTTGACAAAAAAGAAATATTAGCATATAGAATAACGCAGGGAGTGCTGG from Spirochaetota bacterium encodes:
- a CDS encoding DUF1302 family protein, which produces MNRIAYIAANYFFIVFLVFILARNLIQAQEVLKSPHNTIEIDKALEGFDDNGLSDEHNEEIDEALSGFDGEWGEYETTESIDTVQESYFYDLTGSSGLGVSYNFTHDPPDSTQADYRCLSRLRTKLNLELKLRFSDAWSALISGKGFYDFAYIIKGRGEFTEKTLNLYERELELGETYFQGSLLSNLDVKIGRQIAVWGRSDNIRVVDVINPMDNREPGVVDIEDLRLPVTMTRVDYYYDKWNLSALSVHEMRLNKNPVYGSDFYSMPVDLKEKAPANIIDNTEYALAVNGIFTGWDISFYLARFYDDKPNLQGELSGMELHHSRLTMAGLSVNVVKGNLLFKIESAYFYGMKYYALPDKRASRFDLLAGLEYSGFSDTVISLEAVNRHLFDYESRMQEMPDSTQEDDFQTVLRCNKDLMNDTLHLTILASIIGITDDGGGFERYSIEYDVIDAFSILAGIIFYRSGDRILFRNINDKDRFFFEAKYSF
- a CDS encoding MMPL family transporter, whose translation is MNKIIQKIEDGFEAYGHFLYQHRYIAVLIIVLLSAVMVFQLPKLRVDTSIEGFLDEEDPIRITYNAFREQFGRDDRLIIAIKPNDVFNMKFLSKLKALHEDMENNVPFLNDITSLINARSTRGMRDELIVEELMEKWPRNNADLIEVKKRVLSNPIYRNMLISEDGRFTTIILQVDAFYSSDDETDELLGFEDQEGKRRLLTDRENSIIVEAVNDVIERHKGEDFLIYFAGSPVVMDNLKKGMMRDIRRFMGVVILLVCILLFFLFRRVSGVILPLFVVLLSLFSTLGLMAFFEIPIHLPTQILPSFLLAVGVGDSVHILTIFYRRLKEGDAKEEAVCFSLAHAGMPIVMTSVTTAGALLSFSTAQIEPISALGIFSSIGVILALLFSIILLPALLSIIPFGKGRDSNILQAFLDRILIKSGDFATMHPWRIVLVSMVLIAFSFIGISRLWFTHYPLYWLPDNSHIRRSTEAIDRELKGSVFLEVVINTGVENGLYSPDILNKLEDLGESTQRLRYEENNLFVGKTMSVVDILKEIHQALNEERPEFYAIPQKGDLIAQEFLLFENSGSDDLEDFVDSQFSKARFSVKLPFLDSMAYKDFFDELEGRFRQVLGNKIDVTLTGIGAILMRTFNAVIVSMAMSYLIAGIVITFLMILLIADFRMGIVSMIPNLMPVVIILGIMGWLNLPLDIFTMLIGSIAIGLAVDDTIHFMHNFRRYYKRSGDAKFAVRETLQIAGRAMLFTSLVLSGGFFIYLLSSMNNLFNFGLLTGLTILLAFLSDVLLAPALMTLVTRFWPKL
- a CDS encoding outer membrane lipoprotein-sorting protein, yielding MERKKISEYISLFPISNLIVWFMAMGLMFIYPSLSHASSMNAREIMQRVEDRDDGDRAVSDVEMILIDKNKKQRVRKIRRFEKDMGMDTHFILFFLSPADVKDTGFLTYDYDDSNRDDDQWLYLPALRKVKRIASSDKSKSFMGSDFSYADMTKRDLDDYDFSVMKSTGVKGVQTWQLKAVPRTKGVIDEIGYTKSILFVQKDNYVVIRALHWVKKGKRLKYMDVKKLELIDGIWVATEVEMTTKKGKIILHKTILKRSNVRFNQDLKPSLFSVRQLEKGLL
- a CDS encoding metalloregulator ArsR/SmtB family transcription factor; amino-acid sequence: MSDPRRLARIFKALSVDTRVRIIQLLKKRSLCVNALSSHLGISPPAVSQHLRVLRDAEIIRGEKKGYYVHYEVNEETLAVWKNIIDDLLII